A stretch of Citrobacter amalonaticus Y19 DNA encodes these proteins:
- the dnaB gene encoding replicative DNA helicase yields MTMADIPFTEAGETKQKTEYGLKTPPQSIEAEQSVLGGLMLDNQRWDDVAEIISEQDFSSRPHRSIFSAMRSLVANQFPIDLITLAEHIENEGEGKLDSLGGFAYLAELSKNTPSAANIIAYAQIVRERAVIREMIKVANEITEAGYNPEGRTSDELLDLAESRIFQIAEQRGDKSSGPENIGSILDRTVNKIEALFQRPHDGVTGVDTGYVDVNKKTAGLQPSDLIIIAARPSMGKTTFAMNICENVSLTNDKPVMIFSLEMPTDQLMMRSLASLSRVNQTSIRTGQLDDEDWARLSGTMSLLLEKKNIYIDDSSGLTPMDVRTRARRLSREHGGLSLIMIDYLQLMRVPSLSDNRTLEIAEISRSLKALAKELNVPVIALSQLNRSLEQRADKRPVNSDLRESGSIEQDADLIMFIYRDEVYHENSDMKGIAEIIIGKQRNGPIGTVRLTFNGQWSRFDNYGGPEYHDDD; encoded by the coding sequence ATGACTATGGCGGACATCCCGTTTACCGAAGCAGGTGAGACAAAGCAAAAAACTGAATACGGCTTAAAGACTCCTCCGCAATCGATAGAAGCGGAGCAGTCCGTACTGGGCGGGTTAATGCTTGATAACCAGAGATGGGATGATGTGGCAGAAATCATTAGCGAGCAGGATTTTAGTTCTCGCCCGCACCGCTCAATTTTCTCTGCAATGAGATCACTCGTTGCAAATCAGTTCCCGATTGATTTAATAACCCTCGCTGAACACATCGAGAATGAGGGAGAAGGTAAGCTGGATAGTCTTGGCGGTTTCGCCTATCTGGCAGAACTGTCAAAAAATACCCCCAGCGCGGCGAATATAATTGCCTATGCGCAAATCGTCCGGGAACGTGCCGTAATCCGGGAAATGATAAAGGTCGCCAACGAAATAACTGAGGCTGGTTACAACCCGGAAGGTAGAACCAGTGACGAGTTGCTTGATCTCGCAGAAAGCCGGATTTTCCAGATTGCAGAGCAACGGGGTGATAAGAGCAGCGGGCCAGAGAACATCGGCAGTATCCTGGACAGAACCGTAAACAAGATTGAAGCGTTGTTCCAGCGTCCCCATGATGGAGTCACTGGGGTCGATACCGGCTACGTAGACGTGAATAAGAAGACTGCCGGTCTCCAGCCCTCGGATTTAATTATTATCGCTGCCAGACCCTCGATGGGGAAAACCACATTTGCAATGAACATCTGCGAGAATGTGTCGCTGACAAACGATAAGCCTGTCATGATTTTCAGCCTGGAAATGCCTACTGATCAGCTTATGATGCGCTCCCTTGCATCGCTATCCCGTGTTAACCAGACCAGTATCCGTACAGGGCAGCTCGATGACGAGGACTGGGCCCGGTTATCCGGCACAATGAGTCTGCTGCTGGAAAAAAAGAACATTTACATTGATGACAGTTCCGGCCTGACACCGATGGACGTTCGCACCCGGGCGCGGCGATTGTCCCGCGAACATGGTGGACTTAGCCTCATTATGATCGACTACCTTCAGTTGATGCGTGTTCCGTCGCTGTCTGACAACAGAACGCTGGAAATTGCTGAAATCTCCCGCTCTCTGAAAGCGCTGGCGAAAGAGCTGAATGTACCGGTAATCGCTTTATCGCAACTAAACCGCTCGCTTGAACAACGTGCCGATAAACGTCCGGTAAACTCAGACTTGCGAGAGTCAGGTTCCATTGAGCAGGATGCTGATCTGATCATGTTTATTTACCGTGATGAGGTCTATCACGAAAATAGCGATATGAAAGGCATAGCTGAAATTATCATAGGTAAACAGCGCAACGGGCCTATCGGGACAGTACGTCTTACATTTAATGGTCAATGGTCTCGATTTGATAATTATGGTGGCCCTGAGTATCATGATGACGACTAA
- a CDS encoding ParB/RepB/Spo0J family partition protein codes for MNTDVKAIFEQSRTLENLEGAAVLMRGLDKAPSSLRALSDFVTKARKSGNTEQFEEADIGRNNVFAVSPYWLFVEEGLNLRDVNYDRAVMFKHAYLERPHSVPSIRVKPVVVEGVTRLKIIDGHHRFAGLMMAIAEGASFQKITVEEFEGGKDEEVYNMIESANSLQLKMVERAEGFKRLIGWGHTIESVAQRLGVSLVTVRRSIVLANADFSIKMLVKEDKVSGDVAVDVINECQGTDRDPYEVLMESLKKAEGAGKTRVTAKFVNSKKKTGLKPKVIRKTFDSLLPTLSQLRDQIPPQPEGEHENQIEITETVPEEVVLRLTPEMARTLMATLAELESAKIAEDAEANGDSDGDGAENNGSVDDATDADSNGANQQNGETEDTQLHPVY; via the coding sequence ATGAACACCGACGTTAAAGCTATCTTCGAACAAAGCCGTACCCTGGAAAATCTGGAAGGCGCTGCGGTACTGATGCGCGGCTTAGACAAAGCGCCATCCTCCCTGCGAGCACTGAGCGATTTCGTAACCAAGGCGCGTAAAAGCGGCAATACGGAACAGTTCGAAGAAGCCGATATCGGACGTAACAACGTCTTTGCGGTGAGCCCGTACTGGTTGTTTGTGGAAGAAGGACTGAACCTCCGCGACGTAAACTATGACCGTGCGGTAATGTTCAAACACGCATATCTGGAACGTCCGCATTCCGTTCCTTCCATCCGCGTTAAACCAGTGGTTGTGGAAGGCGTAACCCGACTGAAGATCATTGATGGCCACCACCGTTTTGCTGGTCTGATGATGGCGATTGCTGAGGGCGCGAGCTTCCAGAAAATCACCGTCGAGGAATTTGAAGGCGGCAAGGACGAAGAAGTCTACAACATGATCGAGAGCGCCAACTCGCTTCAGTTGAAGATGGTGGAACGCGCTGAAGGCTTCAAGCGCCTGATTGGCTGGGGTCATACCATTGAGTCGGTTGCTCAGCGTCTGGGTGTCTCTCTGGTCACCGTTCGCCGTAGCATCGTGCTGGCAAACGCTGACTTCAGCATCAAGATGCTGGTGAAGGAAGACAAGGTATCTGGTGACGTTGCCGTTGACGTTATTAACGAATGCCAGGGCACTGACCGCGACCCGTATGAAGTTCTGATGGAATCCCTGAAAAAGGCAGAAGGAGCAGGGAAAACCCGCGTCACTGCTAAATTTGTGAACTCGAAGAAAAAGACTGGCCTGAAACCAAAAGTTATTCGTAAAACTTTCGACAGCCTGTTACCGACTCTGAGCCAGCTGCGCGACCAGATCCCGCCGCAGCCGGAAGGTGAGCATGAAAATCAGATCGAGATTACGGAAACCGTGCCGGAAGAAGTCGTCTTACGCCTGACTCCTGAAATGGCCCGTACTCTGATGGCTACCTTGGCTGAACTGGAATCAGCAAAAATTGCAGAAGATGCTGAAGCTAACGGTGACAGCGACGGTGATGGTGCTGAAAACAACGGCAGTGTTGACGATGCAACTGATGCCGATTCCAACGGCGCTAATCAGCAGAATGGTGAAACTGAAGATACTCAGCTGCACCCGGTGTACTAA